In a single window of the Salmo trutta chromosome 21, fSalTru1.1, whole genome shotgun sequence genome:
- the LOC115157769 gene encoding inhibin beta C chain-like: MPSSVALRFLFSWVALLSSLHQGEGRPRLAQDSTPRLGQEESQRALILEAVKTGILSSVGMEKEPRPRELASEEELRRMHRLYRETLRQLTGNASLEGESRHSPRRSSTLLLPATVKPFKVLRSDEEHTSDVLWYRAVFHKNPNIRKDLTLARAELKLYRQLLDGSKAAEPTISEEVHVKIYETKPLNSSLLIHTETLVQTVTTRTGDLTLDIRTVVDKWRGGSDGYSLVVEVGLAVEEGTDPKRSPQMVLEVDLVELRSAGSRRRTRSNKEDNCDEDGRCCRKSVNVSFKEIGWSDWVVAPDGYNMHFCDGSCPHNYKPASMHAQVKSRLHHINKGATPRPCCVPAAYEPMVLMHYDSRGKLKLTPFNDLIVSKCHCA; this comes from the exons ATGCCTAGCTCAGTCGCACTGCGTTTTCTCTTCTCTTGGGTGGCCCTCCTCTCCAGCCTCCATCAGGGGGAGGGCCGGCCCCGCCTGGCCCAAGACAGTACACCCCGTCTGGGGCAGGAGGAGAGCCAGAGGGCCCTGATCCTGGAGGCAGTGAAGACAGGCATCTTGAGCTCCGTGGGAATGGAGAAGGAGCCTAGGCCCAGGGAATTGGCTTCAGAGGAGGAGCTGAGGAGGATGCATCGGCTCTACAGGGAAACACTGAGGCAGCTGACAGGGAACGCCAGTCTGGAGGGGGAATCCCGGCATTCCCCTAGGAGGTCATCTACCCTGCTTCTCCCAGCCACAG TGAAGCCTTTCAAAGTGCTTCGGAGTGATGAGGAACACACATCAGATGTGCTTTGGTACAGAGCTGTCTTCCACAAGAACCCAAACATCAGGAAGGATCTCACATTGGCCCGGGCTGAGCTGAAGCTCTACAGACAACTGTTGGATGGCTCTAAAGCTGCCGAGCCCACGATTAGTGAAGAGGTTCATGTTAAGATCTATGAGACGAAACCGCTGAACTCTTCTCTATTGATTCACACAGAGACCCTTGTTCAGACGGTCACTACAAGAACTGGAGATTTGACTTTGGACATCAGAACTGTTGTTGATAAGTGGAGAGGGGGGTCGGATGGCTACTCTCTGGTTGTGGAAGTAGGACTGGCCGTCGAAGAGGGAACTGATCCCAAGAGGTCCCCTCAGATGGTCCTGGAGGTAGACCTTGTAGAGCTTAGATCAGCAGGCAGTAGGAGACGGACTCGCTCCAACAAAGAAGACAACTGCGATGAAGACGGTCGCTGCTGCCGAAAGTCTGTCAACGTGTCCTTCAAGGAGATTGGCTGGTCAGACTGGGTCGTTGCCCCCGATGGTTACAACATGCACTTCTGTGACGGCTCCTGCCCCCACAACTACAAGCCAGCTAGCATGCACGCGCAAGTGAAGTCTCGTCTTCATCACATCAACAAGGGAGCAACACCTCGGCCCTGTTGTGTGCCGGCAGCCTATGAACCTATGGTCCTCATGCACTACGACAGTCGGGGAAAGTTGAAGCTCACACCCTTCAATGACTTGATTGTCAGCAAATGCCACTGTGCTTGA